A genomic stretch from Lentimicrobium sp. L6 includes:
- a CDS encoding thymidylate synthase — protein sequence MIQYLNLLERVLEEGTEKTDRTGTGTKSVFGHQMRFDLTKGFPITTTKKLHLRSIIHELLWFLKGDTNVKYLQENKVRIWNEWADENGDLGPIYGYQWRSWPSADGQHVDQISQIIDSIQNNPDSRRHIVNAWNVSEISKMALPPCHILFQFYVANGKLSCQLYQRSADIFLGVPFNIASYALLTMMIAQVTGLEPGDFVHTIGDAHIYNNHMDQVKLQLTRNTKELPTMKLNPEVKSIFDFKIEDFELVNYEAHPTIKGDIAV from the coding sequence ATGATTCAATACTTAAACCTACTAGAAAGAGTTTTAGAGGAAGGCACCGAGAAAACGGACAGAACAGGAACAGGAACAAAGAGTGTTTTTGGACATCAGATGCGTTTCGATCTAACTAAAGGCTTTCCGATTACTACCACTAAAAAGCTGCACCTACGCTCTATCATTCACGAGTTATTGTGGTTTTTAAAAGGTGATACCAATGTGAAGTATCTTCAAGAAAACAAAGTGAGGATTTGGAATGAATGGGCCGACGAAAATGGTGACCTAGGTCCTATTTATGGTTATCAGTGGCGTTCATGGCCTAGCGCCGATGGACAACATGTTGATCAAATTAGCCAAATCATTGATTCAATTCAAAACAATCCAGACTCTAGGCGTCATATAGTAAATGCATGGAATGTAAGTGAGATTTCGAAGATGGCACTGCCTCCTTGTCATATACTTTTCCAGTTTTATGTAGCCAATGGAAAGTTGAGCTGTCAACTCTACCAACGCAGCGCAGATATCTTTTTAGGGGTACCATTTAATATTGCAAGTTACGCACTTCTAACTATGATGATAGCCCAAGTTACTGGACTTGAGCCAGGAGATTTTGTGCATACTATAGGTGATGCTCATATTTACAATAATCACATGGACCAAGTAAAACTCCAACTTACTCGTAATACTAAAGAACTACCTACCATGAAACTCAATCCTGAAGTCAAAAGCATCTTCGACTTTAAGATTGAAGATTTTGAGCTTGTTAATTATGAGGCTCATCCTACTATAAAAGGGGATATTGCGGTTTAA